The nucleotide sequence CTCAACTCAAAAAATGCGCGATTACGAGGCAAAAAATAATCTTGTACCAACTCTCATTTATGCTTTGACGGCCCATACAACTAAAAGTGATATTCTAAAATGTATCGAATCAGGATGTGATGGACATATTCCTAAACCAGTTCGAAAGAAACAAATCATAGAATTACTAGAAAATATACTTAATGATCAGAAAGCTGCCTAAATTAAACTTTAAATTTAAAATGTCATAATTTGTTATTATCATAATTTTTCTTATTTTTATAAGCTAAAAAGAAAGTTGCACTTGGGTAGGGATAGGATTATTCTTTTAAGCATATGGATAATGAACACAGAACTTTTTTTATAGGACCTCATTTTGAGAACTCTAAATTAACTCAACAAATGTGGAATAGCGTTTTAGATTATTATTCAAAACATAGACTCGACGTTTTCCAAAATGATCCCAAATGGCCTTTATGCGAAGACAATTTACAATCTATTGAAATTTTAAACTCTGCAATGGAAGAACTTCAAACAATGCTACAAAAAGAAGTTCCCACTTTTACTAAAAGATATATCGGACATATGCTCTCTGATTTCTCCTTACCGGCCCTACTTGGACACATTTCAGTACTTCTTCATAATCCAAATAATGCTTCGAAAGAAGTTGCAAAAATAGGATCTTTTCTCGAAATTGAGGCCATAAATCTTCTGTGTAAAATGGTTGGTTATGAAGTAAAACAAAGTAGAGGACACTTTACTTCATGTGGAACTTTGGCCAATTTTGAAGCAGTTTGGCGAGCTAGATATAGAATGGATCATTTTTTATCGATGGCACTTTGTCTAGCAAAAAAATCTTTACTCGAAAAAAACTTATTTGAATACATGCACATGGGGTGGGACGAGTTTTATCGAATTCAAAACCATTATCAGATTTCAATTGAAGAACTAATGAAGTACTCTGCGACTGTAAAAGGACCTGCTGAAATTGCACGTATCTGTTCACAATTAAATCTAAATTATCCATTGCCAGCTCTTTTAGTCCCAAGTAATTGTCACTATTCCTGGCCAAAGGCCATGAATCTATTTGGACTTGGTACAGAAGCAGTGATTAAAGTTAAAACTGACAAGAATGGACATGTATCAGTAACAGCACTACGTGATGAAATTAATAAATGTAAAAAGCAAAACAGACCAATACTAATGATCACAAGTGTGGCCGGAACAACTGAGTTTGGTGGAATTGACCCTATTCATGATGTTGAGTCAATGCTTGAAGAATTTAAACCATTGCAATTCTGGCATCACGTTGATGCAGCTTATGGAGGCTTTTTTTGTAGTCTCCTCGATCGGCCTAAAGAATCAATGCTCAGACTAGAAGTCATTAATGCTCTTCAAGCTCTAAGAAAAGTAGACTCAATCACAATTGATCCTCATAAACTAGGATATGTGCCTTACGCTTGTGGAGCAATTTTAACTAAAAATCCAGATAATTATATTGTTAGTCGAATAGATGCTCCTTACCTGATCCGTGATAAATATGTGGATCATCCAGGATGGTCTACCACAATTGAGGGATCGAGATCTGCCACTGGAGCAGGGGCCGTTTGGTTAAGCTCTCAATGTTTACCATTCAACTCAAATGGGCTTGGTACTATTTTAAAAAAAGGACTCAGAACAAAAATAATGCTAGAGAAAATTTTAACAGAGAATCTAGAAGAGATTTACTTTACCCCAACTGCAGATACAAATATTCTCTGTTTTTGCTTGGCCAAAAAAGGTCAAAGTCTGTCAGAGGTTAATAAAAGATCTCAAAAAATATTTGAGTTCTTTAGTGAAGGCCCTGATTTTGCTGTAAGTAAAACTATTTTAACCAAAGTTTCCTACGAAAAGTTAATCCTTCAAATGATCAGCAATTGGGAAGGCGTTGATGATGATGAGAATTTATACGTTATAAGACTTGTACTTATGAGCCCTTATGCAGACGATGATGGCCAAACAAAAGATCTCTATTTAAATTTTGCTGAATTCTTAAAAGACCTATAAAAAAGATTAATCTTATTTCTCTAGTCAGCTTGAAGGTTTGAAAATATATAATTATAAGAATAATATTTGGAGATTTTATGAACTCTGTAAATAAACTCTTTGATACTTTGTCGTATCTAAATCCTCGATCATTAAAGAGTCTATACGGACATATCATTGTCCTGGTAGAAACTAAACTGTGGGCAAAAGTTTTAGCTGGGATGCTCTTTGGTGTTTGTTTTGGAGTGATGTTATCAACTTCTGGCCCTTTGAGTAAACAATTAGAAAATTACAATAGTTCAATAGAAACTCTTATGGCCTGGTTAGTATTTCCTGCAAAATTTTTTTTAAAACTAATTAAAATGGTCATTATCCCATTAATCTTTTCTAGTATAATCCGTGGCCTCGCCTCTACAAACGATGTTACTCAAATGAAAAAATTAGGAATAAGATTTACAATTTTTGTTTTGGTCAACACAATTCTTGCCTCGCTCCTTGGAATTTTACTGACTTCATTTATTGGACCTGGAAGAGGATTATCCCTAAAGGCATCTGGAGTCATTTCTCAAAATGTAAGTGAGGGGAATATATTTTCTTTTGGGCCTGATACAATTTTAGAAATTATTCCCTTAAATCCACTTTCTTCATTTGTAGAAGGCCAGATGCTTGATGTCGTTATTTTATCTATTATTGGTGGAATTGCTTTTTTATCCATTCAAAAAGATCAGGCCAAAAGTGTAATGGATATGTTAGAAGTCATTCAAGAAATTTGTATGACCGTCATATCCTGGGCCATGAGATTGGCCCCCTATGCAGTGTTTGGTATGATGGCCCAAGTTACTTCCTCAACTGGTCTAAAGTCCTTACAAAATATGGCCATGTATGTACTTGTTTGTTTCATAGGATTTATTTCATTTATTATTTTTTATTCTATTATAGTTTCAATTTTTAAAAGAATTTCACCACTTGAATTTTTAAAGAAATCTTCCACAGCTATTTTACTTGCATTTTCAACATCATCTAGTGCGGCCACAATGCCAGTGTCTATGAAAATAGCTGAAGATGATCTAAAAGTTGATCCTTCTACGGCCAGGTTTTTGATACCCTTGGGAACTACTGTCAATATGGCCGGTTCTGCAATCTGGCATACCTCTGCAGTGATTTTTTTGAGTCAGGCCTATAATATAAACTTATCTCTACCACAAATATCAATAGTCGTAGCGACTTCAATTGCAAGTGCAATAGGGAGCCCTGGTGTACCGGGTGTTGGTGTTGGGATCTTAGCATCTGTACTTGTTAAAGTTGGAGTACCGATCGAGGGTGTAAGCCTTATATTGGGTGTTGATAGGATAATTGACATGGGATGTACAACCGTGAACGTGGCCGGTGATTTAACGGCCAGTAAAATATTTAGCAAGATCTAACGAATTGAGGCCGTATATTCTTCAAGATCTTCTCCAAGTTCTTTAATAATGAGAGCACTCAATTTATAATCGTTTCCAGTGAGAAACAAATCAATTTTAGAACCACCTAAAGAAACATTTATCTCAAATTGGATATTTTCATTTGACCTTGACTTGAAATTACGAATTATTTTTTTTACTTTTCTCTCTAAAACCTCTTTTGAAAACTCAGGAACTATTTCTTCGGCCATATGACTAATTGTAATCGTTACAGCGTTCCACTGCGAAGATGAAATCTCAAATTTGATGATATCTTCTATTTTTAAGTCTTGAGAAAGATTAAGTTTAGTTTTCTCTCCAATTGTTTCAATTGAAGAAAGGTAGGAGTTTAAGACCGTGGATTTTTCGCGAACAGTTAATGAATCTAAGCTTCTACCACTTATCATGAACTCCATACAAGCATTGGCAATACTTGGAGTAAAACCAATAGCTTCACTTGCAAATGTACTGTTTAAAAATAAGTAAGAAATTATGAAGAATATTTTTTTCACTATTGTCCTAATTAAATTCACTAAAGAAATTGGAGCTTTATCAATACAATTGAGCTATGTTATTATATATAAACAAATTTTGCTAATAACTAAATTGACCCCATGCGTTTTTGATGAAAATTTTTTATTCCCTTTGTTAAGCTTATCGTTTTAGTTAAAATAATTATTTGCCAAGTACTAAGAGTAGTTGGAAAAGAGAAGAAGAGTAGATAAAATCATCACAATGTTGAAATCAAGAAAAGGTTAGAAAGTTGAGTGTAAAGTTAAATGTTAATATGAAAAATCAA is from Halobacteriovoraceae bacterium and encodes:
- a CDS encoding decarboxylase; translation: MDNEHRTFFIGPHFENSKLTQQMWNSVLDYYSKHRLDVFQNDPKWPLCEDNLQSIEILNSAMEELQTMLQKEVPTFTKRYIGHMLSDFSLPALLGHISVLLHNPNNASKEVAKIGSFLEIEAINLLCKMVGYEVKQSRGHFTSCGTLANFEAVWRARYRMDHFLSMALCLAKKSLLEKNLFEYMHMGWDEFYRIQNHYQISIEELMKYSATVKGPAEIARICSQLNLNYPLPALLVPSNCHYSWPKAMNLFGLGTEAVIKVKTDKNGHVSVTALRDEINKCKKQNRPILMITSVAGTTEFGGIDPIHDVESMLEEFKPLQFWHHVDAAYGGFFCSLLDRPKESMLRLEVINALQALRKVDSITIDPHKLGYVPYACGAILTKNPDNYIVSRIDAPYLIRDKYVDHPGWSTTIEGSRSATGAGAVWLSSQCLPFNSNGLGTILKKGLRTKIMLEKILTENLEEIYFTPTADTNILCFCLAKKGQSLSEVNKRSQKIFEFFSEGPDFAVSKTILTKVSYEKLILQMISNWEGVDDDENLYVIRLVLMSPYADDDGQTKDLYLNFAEFLKDL
- a CDS encoding dicarboxylate/amino acid:cation symporter — protein: MNSVNKLFDTLSYLNPRSLKSLYGHIIVLVETKLWAKVLAGMLFGVCFGVMLSTSGPLSKQLENYNSSIETLMAWLVFPAKFFLKLIKMVIIPLIFSSIIRGLASTNDVTQMKKLGIRFTIFVLVNTILASLLGILLTSFIGPGRGLSLKASGVISQNVSEGNIFSFGPDTILEIIPLNPLSSFVEGQMLDVVILSIIGGIAFLSIQKDQAKSVMDMLEVIQEICMTVISWAMRLAPYAVFGMMAQVTSSTGLKSLQNMAMYVLVCFIGFISFIIFYSIIVSIFKRISPLEFLKKSSTAILLAFSTSSSAATMPVSMKIAEDDLKVDPSTARFLIPLGTTVNMAGSAIWHTSAVIFLSQAYNINLSLPQISIVVATSIASAIGSPGVPGVGVGILASVLVKVGVPIEGVSLILGVDRIIDMGCTTVNVAGDLTASKIFSKI